Proteins encoded together in one Thermoanaerobaculum aquaticum window:
- a CDS encoding DUF5777 family beta-barrel protein, whose protein sequence is MRWVFAFLLLSRLVVAQDLGHPLDSRLLNLPTLATVGPSTLEVIFTHRFTQTVQDGGGEELFGLDSAADIGIGVALGLGSGAQVELYRSSFLKEVELAGKLVLLPFREGRPWGLAVRAGGDYRGGFGLNPRWSGFAQAVIALRPHPQWELALVPTFVTDTPTLRRAGNVGFAWVWHLPRRFRVEGELIPPNPQTEGAKLAWTLGLTKGVGGHSFTFYVGNSRATTTDLWVGSDFPGRSRVKDLRLGFNLVRRFPE, encoded by the coding sequence ATGCGTTGGGTTTTTGCGTTCTTGCTGCTCTCCCGCTTGGTAGTAGCTCAAGACCTCGGGCATCCACTGGATTCCCGGCTCCTGAACCTTCCCACGCTGGCCACCGTGGGACCCTCCACCCTGGAGGTGATCTTCACTCACCGCTTTACCCAAACCGTGCAAGACGGCGGAGGGGAGGAGCTCTTCGGCCTGGACTCGGCAGCCGATATAGGGATCGGCGTGGCCCTGGGCCTGGGCTCGGGTGCCCAGGTGGAGCTTTACCGCTCCTCCTTTTTGAAGGAGGTGGAGCTGGCCGGCAAGCTGGTGCTTTTGCCCTTTCGCGAAGGACGGCCGTGGGGCCTCGCGGTGCGGGCCGGAGGTGACTACCGCGGCGGTTTTGGCCTTAACCCCCGGTGGAGCGGCTTTGCCCAGGCGGTGATTGCCCTCCGCCCCCACCCGCAGTGGGAGCTGGCGCTGGTGCCCACCTTTGTCACCGATACCCCCACTCTCCGACGGGCCGGCAACGTGGGCTTTGCTTGGGTTTGGCACCTGCCACGCCGGTTTCGGGTGGAGGGAGAGCTGATTCCACCCAACCCGCAAACCGAAGGCGCTAAGCTCGCCTGGACTCTGGGGTTAACCAAAGGCGTGGGGGGCCACAGCTTCACCTTTTACGTGGGTAACTCCCGGGCCACCACCACCGACCTCTGGGTGGGCTCGGACTTTCCCGGCAGGTCCCGGGTGAAAGACCTCCGCCTGGGGTTTAACCTGGTCCGCCGGTTTCCTGAGTAA
- a CDS encoding alpha/beta hydrolase family protein, producing MSLMRGFAATAAVLCLISFAVGAQEASSPASTQLSQILQNQQDLEHRLDELERAIDDIAWYHRVGDIALVDKWRITGPPDANPKNPTAPGATNPVKFFTYTFIPRDRKPNEKLPMLVFPHGGVHARFDSNYSYHIVRELVQQGYVVVAPEYRGSTGYGKGFYQLIDYGGREVDDAQAAKDWALATFDFIDRERVGLVGWSHGGLIVLMLAFNHPKDYRCVYAGVPVSDLIMRLGYHDKDYEDLFSAEYHVGKTVRQDIAEYKRRSPVWHVEKLAVPLLIHTNTNDEDVNVIEVEHLIQALKAAGKDFQYRIFQDAPGGHSFDRLDTPEAFKIRKDIYAFLARYLKPPRALP from the coding sequence ATGTCTCTCATGCGGGGCTTTGCGGCAACAGCCGCGGTACTTTGCTTGATTTCCTTTGCGGTTGGGGCTCAGGAAGCTAGTTCGCCCGCAAGCACGCAGCTCAGCCAAATCCTGCAAAACCAACAGGACCTGGAGCACCGCTTGGACGAGCTCGAGCGGGCCATTGACGACATCGCCTGGTATCACCGGGTGGGAGACATTGCCCTAGTGGACAAATGGCGAATTACGGGTCCCCCCGATGCCAACCCCAAAAACCCCACGGCTCCCGGCGCCACCAACCCGGTAAAGTTTTTCACCTACACGTTCATACCCAGGGATCGCAAACCCAACGAAAAGCTGCCCATGCTGGTTTTCCCCCATGGCGGCGTCCACGCCCGCTTTGATTCCAACTACAGCTATCACATCGTGCGCGAGCTCGTGCAGCAGGGTTACGTGGTGGTGGCCCCTGAGTACCGGGGCTCTACCGGCTACGGGAAGGGCTTTTACCAGCTCATTGACTACGGCGGCCGGGAGGTGGACGACGCTCAAGCGGCCAAGGATTGGGCCCTGGCAACCTTCGATTTCATTGACCGTGAGCGCGTGGGGCTTGTGGGCTGGAGCCACGGCGGGCTCATCGTGCTCATGCTGGCCTTCAACCACCCCAAGGACTACCGCTGTGTCTACGCAGGCGTTCCCGTTTCTGACCTCATCATGCGCTTGGGCTACCACGACAAGGACTACGAGGACCTCTTTTCCGCCGAATACCACGTGGGCAAAACCGTGCGCCAGGACATCGCCGAATACAAGCGCCGTTCGCCCGTTTGGCATGTGGAAAAGCTGGCCGTTCCCCTGCTCATTCACACCAACACCAACGATGAAGACGTAAACGTCATCGAAGTGGAACACCTCATTCAGGCTCTCAAAGCTGCGGGCAAGGACTTCCAGTACAGGATTTTCCAGGACGCTCCCGGAGGCCACAGCTTCGACCGCCTGGACACACCCGAAGCCTTCAAGATCCGCAAGGACATTTACGCTTTTTTGGCCCGCTACCTCAAGCCTCCGCGAGCCCTGCCCTAG